The following coding sequences are from one Terriglobales bacterium window:
- a CDS encoding phosphate uptake regulator PhoU → MEDRSMASLHNPRPDPARGRIRDLTLRAGDIARAGCELVAHELPHNPPELLVRIRECEEELDHLNRTVNEAIAVELAGADPTEIQELLTCLKFLLELERIGDLLLNVISRGQSVSARLQKQDLEDLSAMAGVLAGMLGEAQAAFVHRDLNRVMAVLKSDAEVDRLRNLIFLRHIENREGEERSGSFHLLYMTQSLERVGDHVKNLAGEVCQLVTGHSVRHLVHARQQPAEHERFLEWLKRRESGRSTPEK, encoded by the coding sequence ATGGAAGACCGATCCATGGCGTCGTTGCACAATCCTCGGCCGGATCCCGCGCGCGGGCGCATCCGCGACCTCACTTTGCGTGCCGGTGACATCGCTCGCGCCGGCTGCGAACTGGTCGCGCACGAACTGCCGCACAACCCCCCTGAGCTGCTGGTCCGCATCCGCGAGTGCGAGGAAGAGCTCGATCATCTGAACCGGACGGTGAACGAAGCCATCGCCGTCGAACTCGCCGGCGCCGATCCGACGGAGATCCAGGAGCTGCTCACCTGCCTGAAGTTCTTGTTGGAGCTGGAGCGTATCGGCGACCTGCTGCTCAACGTCATCAGCCGCGGGCAGAGCGTCTCCGCCCGCTTGCAGAAGCAGGACTTGGAAGACCTGTCGGCCATGGCCGGCGTGCTCGCCGGCATGCTGGGCGAAGCCCAGGCCGCTTTTGTCCACCGCGACCTGAACCGGGTCATGGCGGTACTCAAGAGCGACGCCGAAGTGGACCGCCTGCGCAACCTGATCTTCCTGCGCCACATCGAGAACCGCGAAGGCGAGGAACGCAGCGGCAGCTTCCACCTGCTTTACATGACCCAGAGCCTGGAACGGGTGGGCGACCACGTGAAGAACCTGGCCGGCGAGGTCTGCCAGTTGGTCACCGGCCACAGCGTCCGCCACCTGGTGCACGCCCGCCAGCAGCCCGCCGAGCACGAACGCTTCCTGGAATGGCTCAAACGCCGCGAAAGCGGCCGCAGCACGCCGGAGAAGTAG
- a CDS encoding NAD(P)/FAD-dependent oxidoreductase produces MADVLIVGGGLAGLQVAALLCGAGMKVTLLEAREVLGGRIRTLHLPDAELPLELGAEFVHGRPPEVLSVAEAAGLALREVTGEPWFSRDGQLEPCGEFFQQIEQIMGRLAEPRPRDRSFREFIDECFPAESEAKELALRYVEGFHAAQPERIGVRGLALGEEASAQIDGDKQYWVLRGYNALVRYLRSQSSSAEICLNTVVREVRWRPQQVEIRALRGGEEQTFRAVRAVITLPLGVLQAAPDAPGAVRFEPELVEKRNALRLLEMGPALRITLRFRYRFWDPLEGGRLKNMGFLFSRDPEVPTWWAKPEGCLLTGWAGGPRGLRMSSCSEAEFTSRAVASLARLLGVGRATMEEHLESAHTHNWVTDPYCRGGYSYLAVGGENAPRELAAPLAGTLFFAGEATEFTGHHGTVNGAMASGTRAANEILDVSGRSPESP; encoded by the coding sequence ATGGCGGACGTGCTGATCGTCGGTGGCGGTCTGGCGGGCCTGCAAGTTGCAGCCCTGCTGTGCGGCGCGGGGATGAAGGTCACCCTGCTGGAGGCGCGCGAGGTCCTGGGCGGGAGGATCCGCACCCTGCATCTTCCGGATGCCGAACTGCCCCTCGAACTGGGGGCCGAGTTCGTGCATGGGCGGCCGCCGGAGGTCCTGTCAGTCGCGGAAGCGGCCGGGCTGGCCTTGCGCGAGGTCACGGGCGAACCGTGGTTCTCGCGCGATGGGCAGCTCGAGCCCTGCGGTGAGTTCTTCCAGCAGATCGAACAGATCATGGGCAGGCTGGCCGAGCCCCGGCCACGGGACCGGTCGTTCCGCGAGTTCATCGACGAATGCTTCCCGGCGGAGAGCGAGGCCAAGGAGCTGGCGCTGCGCTACGTGGAAGGCTTCCATGCGGCGCAGCCGGAGCGGATCGGGGTGCGCGGGCTGGCGCTGGGAGAAGAAGCGTCCGCGCAGATCGACGGCGATAAGCAGTACTGGGTACTGCGCGGCTACAACGCCCTGGTGCGCTATCTGCGGTCCCAGTCGAGCAGCGCGGAGATCTGCCTCAACACGGTGGTGCGCGAAGTGCGCTGGCGTCCGCAGCAGGTGGAGATCCGAGCCCTGCGTGGCGGGGAGGAGCAGACGTTCCGGGCCGTGCGGGCGGTGATCACGCTTCCGCTGGGGGTCTTGCAAGCCGCTCCCGACGCGCCCGGCGCCGTCCGGTTCGAACCGGAGCTGGTCGAGAAGCGGAATGCGCTCCGGCTTCTGGAGATGGGTCCGGCGCTGCGCATCACCCTGCGCTTCCGGTACCGCTTCTGGGATCCCCTGGAGGGTGGGCGTCTGAAGAACATGGGGTTCCTGTTCTCGCGCGACCCGGAGGTCCCGACCTGGTGGGCCAAGCCGGAGGGCTGCCTGCTGACCGGCTGGGCAGGCGGCCCGAGGGGCCTGCGCATGTCGTCCTGCAGCGAGGCGGAGTTCACCAGCCGTGCGGTCGCGTCCCTGGCCCGCTTGCTGGGCGTGGGTCGAGCGACGATGGAAGAGCACCTGGAGTCGGCGCACACCCACAACTGGGTCACCGATCCGTACTGCCGCGGCGGCTACAGCTATCTTGCGGTCGGGGGAGAGAATGCGCCGCGAGAGCTGGCCGCGCCGCTGGCCGGGACGCTGTTCTTCGCCGGAGAAGCGACGGAGTT